A section of the Verrucomicrobium sp. GAS474 genome encodes:
- a CDS encoding glutaredoxin — protein MSTPKIIAYLKPTCGWSQGVRAVLSKYHLPYEDKDIINNPENRAEMIAKSGQPLSPCVEIDGKMLADISGEELEAWMVDNNLVGKSSADAGVPLNQPCAHEMIPASAAVKINF, from the coding sequence ATGAGCACCCCGAAGATCATCGCTTACCTGAAGCCCACCTGCGGCTGGAGCCAGGGCGTCCGCGCCGTCCTTTCCAAATACCACCTTCCCTACGAGGACAAGGACATCATCAACAACCCCGAAAACCGGGCCGAGATGATCGCCAAGAGCGGCCAGCCCCTCTCTCCCTGCGTCGAGATCGACGGCAAGATGCTCGCCGACATCAGCGGCGAGGAACTCGAAGCGTGGATGGTCGACAACAACCTCGTCGGCAAGAGTAGCGCCGACGCGGGCGTCCCCCTCAACCAGCCCTGCGCCCACGAGATGATCCCCGCCAGCGCCGCGGTGAAGATCAACTTCTAA
- a CDS encoding potassium channel family protein, translating into MKSLTKLYIGAGLFLSVVLLGTLAYYHHHGWSLSDALYMVVITTFGVGFEEVHPIDTLELRITTMLIIVMGSASAVYFVGALIQVITEGEIGKAMKDHQKSKEIGLIHDHAIICGYGRIGQTLAKELKAAHFPFVIIDKELERVELAREHGWLAFEGDAGDEKTLLEAHVERAVVLATVLPSDMVNVFITLTARNVRPDMRIIARAEDPANEKKLRQAGATEVILPALTGGMKIAHSIVRPVLGGILSEANPYLKNDLQELGVDIIEHRIEPNGIDDRKTVQRLLQGIESDCLVLAVRQPGGTVIQHPPGSHRLEGGDVVVLLSHGNVMAKRT; encoded by the coding sequence GTGAAAAGCCTCACCAAACTCTACATCGGGGCCGGCCTCTTCCTCAGCGTCGTCCTCCTCGGGACCCTCGCCTACTACCACCATCACGGGTGGTCCCTTTCCGACGCCCTCTACATGGTCGTCATCACGACCTTCGGCGTCGGCTTCGAGGAAGTCCATCCCATCGACACGCTGGAACTCCGCATCACGACGATGCTGATCATCGTCATGGGGTCGGCGAGCGCCGTCTACTTCGTCGGCGCGCTCATCCAAGTCATCACCGAAGGAGAAATAGGCAAAGCCATGAAAGACCATCAAAAGAGCAAAGAAATCGGCCTCATCCACGACCACGCCATCATCTGCGGCTACGGCCGGATCGGGCAGACGCTGGCGAAGGAGCTGAAGGCGGCCCACTTCCCCTTCGTCATCATCGACAAGGAGCTGGAGCGCGTCGAGCTGGCCCGCGAGCACGGCTGGCTCGCCTTCGAGGGCGACGCGGGCGACGAAAAGACCCTCCTGGAGGCCCACGTCGAGCGCGCCGTCGTCCTCGCCACCGTGCTGCCGAGCGACATGGTCAACGTCTTCATCACCCTCACCGCCCGCAACGTCCGGCCCGACATGCGGATCATCGCCCGCGCCGAGGATCCGGCGAACGAGAAGAAGCTCCGCCAGGCCGGGGCGACCGAGGTGATCCTTCCCGCCCTGACCGGCGGCATGAAGATCGCCCACAGCATCGTCCGCCCCGTCCTCGGCGGCATCCTCAGCGAAGCCAATCCCTACCTGAAAAACGACCTCCAGGAACTCGGCGTCGACATCATCGAGCACCGCATCGAGCCGAACGGCATCGACGACCGGAAGACCGTCCAGCGCCTCCTCCAGGGGATCGAGTCCGATTGCCTCGTCCTCGCCGTGCGGCAGCCGGGCGGCACCGTGATCCAGCACCCCCCCGGCAGCCACCGCCTGGAGGGGGGCGACGTCGTCGTCCTCCTCTCCCACGGGAACGTCATGGCGAAGCGAACCTAG
- a CDS encoding 8-oxo-dGTP diphosphatase: MASVPLTDPSKAIRCVLCFIVDADAGRILLIRKLRGLGAGKINGPGGKVEPGETPLAAAVRETEEEIGVTPTDLREMGDLHFRFVNETGVGAGLQLHCTVFRAGGYARKNGASCGEPVETDEAIPLWHPLDDLPFHEMWADDIFWLPLLIEGDRFEGRFRFDGEKMLEHRMKVVRGTGESVPGCCE; this comes from the coding sequence ATGGCCTCCGTCCCCCTCACCGATCCCTCGAAGGCAATCCGCTGCGTCCTCTGCTTCATCGTCGATGCCGATGCGGGGCGCATCCTTCTCATTCGGAAATTGCGCGGCCTCGGCGCCGGGAAGATCAACGGGCCGGGCGGCAAGGTCGAGCCCGGGGAGACTCCCCTCGCCGCCGCCGTCCGGGAAACCGAGGAGGAAATCGGCGTCACCCCGACCGACCTCCGGGAGATGGGCGACCTCCACTTCCGCTTCGTCAACGAGACCGGCGTCGGCGCGGGGCTCCAGCTCCATTGCACCGTCTTTCGCGCCGGGGGCTACGCCCGGAAAAACGGGGCCAGCTGCGGGGAGCCGGTCGAGACCGACGAGGCGATCCCGCTCTGGCACCCGCTCGACGATCTCCCCTTCCACGAGATGTGGGCCGACGACATCTTCTGGCTTCCCCTCCTCATCGAGGGGGACCGCTTCGAGGGCCGCTTCCGGTTCGACGGGGAGAAGATGCTCGAGCACCGGATGAAAGTCGTCCGCGGGACCGGGGAATCGGTTCCCGGCTGCTGCGAGTAA
- a CDS encoding DUF502 domain-containing protein, which yields MPASSSPAVPSQKEPRVTLLAWFRDRFLAGLFTILPLVLTWWLIQFTYNLINGPADRFIRQLVAAHKLPGSDYFLAHHGGTIPGAGFVITILLILLVGILAGHFLGRQFLGGVEALLLRIPVVKGIYQSLRQAVQAVQQFGGDGKEQRFRQVVYVKLSGMGELKLIGFVTGQFIALDGTVQASVFVPHAPSPLSGLLFVIPQDQLIPAPDLTVEQAMKMVLSLGLITPGSEESASPAH from the coding sequence ATGCCCGCTTCCTCCTCCCCCGCCGTCCCTTCGCAGAAGGAACCGAGGGTCACCCTCCTCGCCTGGTTCCGGGACCGCTTCCTGGCGGGACTCTTCACCATCCTCCCCCTCGTCCTGACGTGGTGGCTGATCCAGTTCACCTACAACCTGATCAACGGTCCCGCCGACCGCTTCATCCGGCAGCTCGTCGCCGCCCATAAGCTGCCGGGCTCCGATTACTTCCTCGCCCACCACGGGGGGACGATCCCCGGCGCCGGGTTCGTCATCACGATCCTCCTGATCCTCCTGGTCGGGATCCTCGCGGGCCACTTCCTCGGCCGCCAGTTCCTCGGCGGGGTCGAGGCCCTCCTCCTCCGCATCCCCGTGGTGAAGGGGATCTACCAGTCCCTGCGCCAGGCGGTGCAGGCCGTGCAGCAGTTCGGCGGGGACGGCAAGGAACAACGCTTCCGGCAGGTCGTCTACGTGAAGCTCTCCGGCATGGGGGAGCTGAAGCTGATCGGCTTCGTCACCGGCCAGTTCATCGCGCTCGACGGCACGGTCCAGGCCTCGGTCTTCGTTCCCCACGCGCCGTCGCCGCTCTCGGGGCTCCTCTTCGTCATCCCGCAGGATCAGCTCATCCCCGCGCCCGACCTCACCGTCGAGCAGGCGATGAAGATGGTTCTCTCCCTCGGCCTGATCACCCCGGGATCAGAGGAGTCAGCGTCCCCAGCGCACTAA
- a CDS encoding glycosyltransferase family 9 protein, translating into MAVWPYLFPVKKPKILIVKPDHLGDFAVTLPVIWEVVERFGRENVTILASRPNGFWGEILPWFPRVIEVEHSRYARPTTPSQSVPAPFPLPRTPQNPTPFPQLPPRKPAASGFRTALGLRYSGYTHGIELTSSRHDPWGKIWLYAAGCDWRSGLQGKYDFLLSEKHSLGEGHQKNRMALRFPREWGITGESDPALFMPTELHHHDSDISGEIIVSPFAGQTAKEWSQPKWRDLIIHLRPSVGKRTVTILAGSDRSGNALDLARICGLPDSVVFIPQTIGETLTRLAGAAAVVTLDTAVAHYAWLTGTPTVQIFSGTTDPARWAAVGALQRGTVLTVEPPPTCSPCRLPVCNREGHPCLEGIGVKQVLSALGTLTPLIPG; encoded by the coding sequence ATGGCGGTTTGGCCCTACCTTTTCCCGGTGAAGAAACCGAAGATCCTGATTGTGAAGCCCGACCACCTCGGGGACTTCGCCGTCACCCTTCCCGTGATCTGGGAAGTGGTGGAGCGCTTCGGCCGGGAGAACGTCACGATCCTCGCCTCGCGGCCGAACGGTTTCTGGGGGGAGATCCTCCCCTGGTTCCCCCGGGTGATCGAGGTGGAGCACTCCCGCTACGCCCGTCCGACGACGCCGTCCCAAAGCGTACCGGCCCCCTTCCCCCTCCCCCGCACGCCGCAGAATCCAACCCCTTTTCCCCAGCTCCCCCCGCGGAAGCCCGCCGCCTCGGGCTTCCGCACCGCCCTCGGCCTCCGGTACAGCGGCTACACGCACGGGATCGAGCTGACCTCCTCCCGCCATGATCCGTGGGGGAAGATCTGGCTCTACGCCGCCGGGTGCGACTGGCGCTCCGGCCTGCAGGGAAAATACGATTTCCTCCTGAGCGAGAAACACAGCCTCGGCGAAGGCCATCAGAAAAACCGGATGGCGCTCCGTTTCCCCCGGGAATGGGGGATCACGGGGGAGAGCGATCCCGCCCTCTTCATGCCGACGGAGCTGCATCATCATGACTCCGATATCTCGGGGGAGATCATCGTCTCCCCCTTCGCCGGGCAGACGGCAAAGGAGTGGTCCCAGCCGAAATGGCGCGACCTGATCATCCATCTCCGGCCCTCGGTGGGGAAGCGGACGGTGACGATCCTCGCGGGCTCCGACCGGAGCGGCAACGCCCTCGACCTGGCCCGGATCTGCGGCCTGCCCGACAGCGTGGTCTTCATCCCCCAGACGATCGGGGAGACGCTGACCCGCCTCGCCGGGGCGGCGGCGGTGGTGACGCTCGATACCGCCGTCGCCCATTACGCGTGGCTGACGGGGACGCCGACGGTCCAGATTTTCTCGGGGACGACCGATCCGGCCCGGTGGGCCGCCGTGGGAGCGTTGCAACGGGGGACGGTCCTGACGGTGGAGCCGCCGCCGACCTGCTCCCCCTGCCGCCTCCCGGTCTGCAACCGGGAGGGCCACCCCTGCCTGGAGGGGATCGGGGTGAAGCAGGTCCTTAGTGCGCTGGGGACGCTGACTCCTCTGATCCCGGGGTGA
- a CDS encoding FKBP-type peptidyl-prolyl cis-trans isomerase → MKQPIHLITSICIAALMLTLSGCKQGKNAINSDDKKISYGIGLDLGRKAKQDGFTVDPDALANGVRDGLSDTKKQAFEDKDIEAAMMAKQKELMAQREEKAKTAGASNGKAGEDYLAANAKKDGVKVTASGLQYKVIKAGPAGGKKPLATSEVTVNYRGTLLDGTEFDSSYKRNEPATFPLNRVIPGWTEGVQLMTEGSTYEFVIPAALAYGAQGAGPIAPNSTLIFQVELIKVK, encoded by the coding sequence ATGAAACAGCCTATTCACCTCATCACCTCAATCTGTATTGCCGCCTTGATGCTCACGCTCTCCGGCTGCAAGCAGGGAAAGAACGCCATCAACTCCGACGACAAGAAAATCAGCTACGGCATCGGCCTCGACCTCGGCCGCAAAGCGAAACAGGACGGCTTCACCGTCGATCCCGACGCCCTCGCGAACGGCGTCCGTGACGGCCTCTCCGACACGAAGAAGCAGGCCTTCGAGGACAAGGACATCGAAGCCGCGATGATGGCGAAGCAGAAGGAACTCATGGCCCAGCGCGAAGAGAAGGCGAAGACCGCCGGTGCCTCCAACGGCAAGGCCGGCGAAGACTACCTCGCCGCCAACGCGAAGAAGGACGGCGTGAAGGTCACCGCCAGCGGCCTCCAGTACAAGGTCATCAAGGCCGGTCCCGCCGGCGGCAAGAAGCCCCTGGCGACGAGCGAAGTCACGGTCAACTACCGCGGCACCCTCCTCGACGGCACCGAGTTCGACAGCTCCTACAAGCGGAACGAGCCCGCGACCTTCCCCCTGAACCGCGTCATCCCCGGCTGGACCGAAGGCGTCCAGCTCATGACCGAAGGCTCGACCTACGAGTTCGTCATCCCCGCCGCGCTGGCCTACGGCGCGCAGGGTGCCGGCCCGATCGCCCCCAACTCGACCCTGATCTTCCAGGTCGAGCTGATCAAGGTGAAGTAA
- a CDS encoding UTP--glucose-1-phosphate uridylyltransferase — protein MTSAPEGTAPPSFQSFADKMAAAGISPAAIAAFERSFHQLSSGETGKIAEASIEAVASLPVVGTQGPGAKRTKKLLSHTCLLKLNGGLGTSMGMNGAKSLLTLKDGLSFLDLICRQVLHLREVHGPIEFLLMDSFTTSEETRNLIARCYPSLGTDADWEMIQNKVPKVLAETLAPASWPAEPELEWCPPGHGDLYSVLVGGGKLDALLAREIRYLFVSNSDNLGATLDTAILDQFSSLGCPFMMEVTHRTHADKKGGHLCRDKESGHLRLRESAQCPAEDMDTFQNIERHRYFNTNNLWINLHQLKKELDRQNGVIPLPAIFNAKTLDPRDKNTPKVIQLETAMGAAIESFPGAMAIEVPRTRFLPVKTTNDLLGLRSDAYEVTPDASLRLRADRKEISGSEEGPFIELDPAHYRFTDQLTDLFGSRAPSLKKCRSLRVQGLLRFSQGIEIVGDVTFVNASGEEKTVPPGTYADGTIEF, from the coding sequence ATGACGAGCGCCCCCGAGGGTACGGCCCCTCCCTCATTCCAGTCCTTCGCCGACAAGATGGCCGCTGCCGGGATCTCCCCGGCCGCCATCGCCGCCTTCGAGCGCTCCTTCCATCAATTGTCCTCGGGCGAGACGGGCAAGATCGCCGAAGCGTCGATCGAGGCCGTCGCCTCCCTTCCCGTCGTCGGCACCCAGGGTCCGGGGGCGAAGCGGACGAAAAAACTCCTCTCCCATACCTGCCTCCTGAAGCTCAACGGCGGCCTCGGCACCTCGATGGGGATGAACGGGGCCAAGTCGCTCCTGACCCTGAAGGACGGTCTCTCCTTCCTCGACCTCATCTGCCGCCAGGTCCTCCATCTCCGCGAGGTCCACGGCCCGATCGAGTTCCTCCTGATGGACAGCTTCACGACGAGCGAGGAGACCCGGAACCTCATCGCCCGCTGCTATCCCAGCCTCGGGACCGACGCCGATTGGGAGATGATCCAGAACAAGGTGCCGAAGGTTCTCGCCGAGACCCTCGCCCCCGCCTCGTGGCCCGCCGAGCCGGAGCTGGAATGGTGTCCCCCGGGCCACGGGGACCTCTACTCCGTCCTCGTCGGCGGCGGGAAGCTCGACGCCCTGCTGGCGCGGGAGATCCGCTATCTCTTCGTCTCGAACTCGGACAACCTCGGCGCGACCCTCGACACGGCGATCCTCGACCAGTTCTCCTCCCTCGGCTGCCCCTTCATGATGGAGGTGACCCACCGGACCCATGCCGACAAGAAGGGCGGCCACCTCTGCCGGGACAAGGAAAGCGGCCACCTCCGGCTGCGGGAGAGCGCCCAGTGCCCCGCCGAGGACATGGACACCTTCCAGAACATCGAGCGCCACCGCTACTTCAACACGAACAATCTCTGGATCAACCTCCACCAGTTGAAGAAGGAACTCGACCGGCAGAACGGGGTGATCCCGCTCCCCGCGATCTTCAACGCGAAGACCCTCGATCCCCGCGACAAGAACACGCCGAAGGTCATCCAGCTGGAGACCGCGATGGGCGCGGCGATCGAGTCGTTCCCCGGCGCGATGGCGATCGAGGTGCCGCGCACCCGCTTCCTCCCGGTGAAGACGACGAACGATCTCCTCGGCCTCCGCTCCGACGCCTACGAGGTGACCCCCGACGCGAGCCTGCGGCTCCGCGCCGATCGCAAGGAAATCTCCGGCAGCGAGGAAGGCCCGTTCATCGAGCTCGATCCCGCCCACTACCGCTTCACCGACCAGCTGACCGACCTCTTCGGGAGCCGCGCTCCGTCGCTGAAGAAGTGCCGCAGCCTCCGCGTGCAGGGGCTGCTCCGCTTTTCGCAAGGAATCGAGATCGTGGGCGACGTGACGTTCGTGAACGCGTCCGGGGAAGAGAAAACGGTCCCGCCCGGGACGTACGCGGACGGAACGATCGAGTTTTAA
- a CDS encoding tannase/feruloyl esterase family alpha/beta hydrolase, with amino-acid sequence MLVASLSFLPCLPMFSQESPGNASAAPAPSDDEALLAPIRALKIEGAITQLTHDVSPTMTTPDGKIHDHLVPRTIVNLVLTPAPGSHINVELWLPDAAKWNGILVGNGNGGAAGNINPMSLAWGPGQGYAMVTTDMGTAPNSDSGVGNPEVWKDFGFRATHLMTVVAKQIVAAYYGKGPTYSYFVGGSTGGQQGLQEAQRYPEDYDGIVANVPAHCRTPLHAYFLWNYQILHKCPFTESQEKSVVAAGNEYMAPREAPAVAGKFVSDPRGDAKDTEAVIALALKNDPTLTPAHAEALRKLFAGPTNSLTGERIFDGLPIGASFAGATGNLYLFKWALGAKKPLEEIDFGHDFDTYTRLLGPYLNAENPDLSRFEARGGKLVMMAGSFDACVPYHVSIDYYERVIERLGGLEKVQSFFKFYLIPGMGHSGGPGIQQAPNMLEALRAWREKGTAPEALRGVRQEEGKTVLELPLYPYPRKAAWDAASASFKPVEGPRGGVGRVSDAALPPAAE; translated from the coding sequence ATGCTGGTGGCCTCCCTCTCCTTCCTCCCCTGCCTTCCCATGTTTAGCCAAGAATCCCCCGGCAATGCTTCCGCCGCCCCCGCCCCGTCCGACGACGAGGCCCTCCTCGCCCCGATCCGGGCGCTGAAGATCGAGGGGGCGATCACGCAGCTCACGCACGACGTCTCCCCGACGATGACGACGCCGGACGGGAAAATCCACGATCACCTGGTCCCGCGGACCATCGTGAATCTCGTCCTCACCCCCGCCCCAGGTTCCCATATCAACGTCGAGCTGTGGCTGCCCGACGCCGCGAAATGGAACGGCATCCTCGTCGGCAACGGCAACGGCGGGGCGGCGGGCAACATCAATCCGATGTCGCTCGCCTGGGGGCCGGGCCAGGGCTATGCCATGGTGACGACCGACATGGGGACCGCGCCGAACTCCGACTCGGGCGTCGGGAACCCCGAGGTCTGGAAGGACTTCGGCTTCCGCGCCACCCACCTCATGACGGTCGTCGCGAAGCAGATCGTCGCCGCCTATTACGGGAAGGGGCCGACCTATTCCTATTTTGTCGGCGGCTCCACCGGCGGGCAGCAGGGGCTCCAGGAGGCGCAGCGTTATCCCGAGGACTACGACGGGATCGTCGCCAATGTCCCGGCCCATTGCCGCACTCCGCTGCACGCCTACTTCCTGTGGAACTACCAGATCCTCCACAAATGCCCTTTCACCGAGTCGCAGGAGAAAAGCGTCGTCGCCGCGGGGAACGAATACATGGCCCCTCGGGAGGCGCCCGCCGTCGCGGGGAAATTCGTCTCCGATCCGCGCGGCGATGCCAAGGACACCGAGGCGGTGATCGCCCTCGCCCTGAAGAACGACCCGACCCTGACGCCCGCCCATGCCGAGGCGCTCCGCAAGCTCTTCGCCGGGCCGACGAATTCCCTCACGGGGGAGCGCATCTTCGACGGCCTTCCCATCGGCGCCTCCTTCGCGGGCGCGACGGGGAATCTCTACCTCTTCAAGTGGGCCTTGGGCGCGAAGAAGCCGCTGGAGGAGATCGATTTCGGCCACGACTTCGACACCTACACCCGACTCCTCGGTCCCTATCTCAACGCGGAGAATCCCGATCTCAGCCGATTCGAGGCGCGGGGCGGAAAGCTGGTCATGATGGCCGGTTCCTTCGACGCCTGCGTCCCCTATCACGTCTCGATCGATTACTACGAGCGGGTGATCGAGCGTCTCGGCGGGCTCGAGAAGGTCCAGTCGTTCTTCAAGTTCTACCTCATCCCCGGCATGGGCCATAGCGGGGGGCCGGGAATCCAGCAAGCGCCCAACATGTTGGAGGCCCTCCGGGCATGGCGGGAGAAGGGGACCGCGCCCGAGGCGCTCCGCGGCGTCCGCCAGGAGGAGGGGAAGACGGTGCTCGAGCTGCCGCTCTACCCCTATCCCCGGAAGGCCGCCTGGGATGCCGCCTCGGCCAGCTTCAAGCCGGTGGAGGGGCCGCGCGGCGGCGTCGGTCGCGTCTCGGACGCGGCCCTGCCCCCCGCCGCCGAATAG